In Coregonus clupeaformis isolate EN_2021a chromosome 32, ASM2061545v1, whole genome shotgun sequence, the following are encoded in one genomic region:
- the LOC123482413 gene encoding LOW QUALITY PROTEIN: CHRNA7-FAM7A fusion protein-like (The sequence of the model RefSeq protein was modified relative to this genomic sequence to represent the inferred CDS: deleted 1 base in 1 codon): MFCHSADERFDATFHTNVLVNSSGSCSYLPPGIFKSTCYIDVRWFPFDLQRCDLKFGSWTYGGWSLDLQMMEADITGYIPNGEWDLVEVPGRRNERFYDCCKEPYPDVTFTVVMRRRTLYYGLNLLIPCVLISTLALLVFLLPADSGEKISLGITVLLSLTVFMLLVAEIMPATSDSVPLIAQYFATTMVIVGLSVIATVLVLQYHHHDPDGSKMPKWTRVILLNWCAWFLRMKRPGEDRVRPACHNKHPRGSLTSMDLNASASPASTNGNMLYIGLESMHYAPATTSPDSGVLCGRLVCGGGEDEVLLPTRPTSSAGSLEPDLAKILDEVRYIAERFRDHDEDELVCNEWKFAASVIDRLCLMAFSLFTILCTIGILMSAPNFVEAISKDFFT, from the exons GCATATTCAAGAGCACCTGCTACATCGATGTGCGCTGGTTCCCCTTTGATCTCCAGAGGTGTGACCTGAAGTTTGGCTCCTGGACCTATGGAGGCTGGTCTCTGGACCTACAGATGATGGAGGCAGATATCACAGGTTACATCCCCAACGGAGAGTGGGACCTAGTGG AGGTGCCCGGGCGCAGGAACGAGCGCTTCTACGACTGCTGTAAGGAGCCTTACCCTGACGTAACCTTTACTGTGGTGATGCGTAGACGTACCCTCTACTATGGCCTCAACCTCCTCATCCCCTGTGTTCTCATCTCCACCTTGGCCCTACTCGTCTTCCTGCTGCCTGCTGACTCTGGGGAGAAGATATCACTGG GGATAACAGTGCTGCTCTCACTGACCGTCTTCATGTTGCTGGTTGCAGAGATCATGCCTGCAACCTCTGACTCAGTACCTTTAATCG CTCAGTACTTTGCCACCACCATGGTCATTGTGGGTCTCTCTGTGATTGCTACGGTTCTGGTCTTACAATACCACCATCACGATCCCGATGGAAGCAAGATGCCTAAGTGG ACTCGGGTGATCCTGCTCAACTGGTGCGCCTGGTTCCTGCGTATGAAGCGGCCCGGTGAGGACCGTGtacgcccggcctgccacaacaAGCATCCCCGTGGGAGCCTCACCAGCATGGACCTGAATGCCAGCGCCTCGCCCGCA TCCACCAACGGCAACATGCTGTACATCGGCCTGGAGAGCATGCACTATGCTCCAGCCACCACCTCCCCCGACTCCGGGGTCCTGTGTGGCCGTctggtgtgtggtgggggggaggACGAGGTGCTCTTGCCCACGCGGCCCACCTCCTCGGCGGGGAGCCTGGAGCCCGATCTGGCCAAGATCCTGGATGAGGTGCGCTACATCGCCGAGCGTTTCCGCGACCATGACGAGGATGAGTTGGTGTGCAACGAGTGGAAGTTTGCGGCGTCAGTGATCGACCGGCTCTGTCTCATGGCCTTCTCGCTCTTCACCATCCTCTGCACGATCGGTATCCTCATGTCGGCACCTAACTTTGTGGAAGCCATTTCCAAAGACTTCTTTACCTAA